Within the Serratia sp. UGAL515B_01 genome, the region CGAGGTATTAAAGTACCTGAGCCCACAGTGATTTAGGGATCTTGCCTAAATCAAACAATTTTCCTGAGATCAATTCTGCACGACGATGATCTGCAGCACGGTACATATTACTAATTTCTTTGTCATCAACAAGTGAGTAATTAAGCTTGTCGTACACCTTTTCCAAACTCTCTAAACTTGAACACTTACGGAATGTCATCAGATAATCGATAGTAGTTGTCATAATTAAAATATAGCCTATTAGTGGTTTAAGTTATATCCGTCATACTTCAAAATGCATGTTTGCTGGCTTTCCACGTTCATCTCGGTAACTTGACTTTTTTAAGTGCTCGTAGATTATGGATATCATTACCGAGTTTTAAGCTGTTAGCATCAACTTTAGTGCTGTTTAAATCAGTTAAACACCGATTTCGTGGCATCTTCGGCTTAATGTAACTTGAACTATTTAGGGTTTAGAGAGAAAGAAAAACACCTCAAACCTAGAA harbors:
- the ydgT gene encoding transcription modulator YdgT, translating into MTTTIDYLMTFRKCSSLESLEKVYDKLNYSLVDDKEISNMYRAADHRRAELISGKLFDLGKIPKSLWAQVL